Proteins from one Mycobacterium sp. EPa45 genomic window:
- a CDS encoding PaaI family thioesterase, translated as MTTPEPATGIQDPETPESVITRFGITTLAENFTEFTVVAAMPVGHLTNPFTGMPTIGPLAILVDDVGGRANFYRRGAGQWTVSSELSIELSPDGIDSLQAAPHEPVVASSRPLGPHGATLLAICTLSHRGSTIGGGTVRTVAITGGPDAPIQRGPDTLVRTPQTSMTELMSAERRAEEAGTYRLAQRPDSIINNLIGIVHGGVSSAGLELVASAAINHGQAEPLRTASLRVNFLRPFFAGDQSRYEGTALRVGRNSAIGDAQAIGDDGKVAILARVTGYR; from the coding sequence GTGACGACACCCGAACCCGCCACCGGCATCCAGGACCCGGAGACCCCGGAAAGTGTCATCACCCGGTTCGGCATCACGACACTGGCCGAGAACTTCACCGAGTTCACCGTCGTGGCCGCCATGCCGGTGGGCCATCTGACCAACCCGTTCACCGGGATGCCGACGATCGGGCCGCTGGCGATCCTGGTCGACGACGTCGGCGGCCGGGCCAACTTCTACCGTCGCGGAGCCGGGCAGTGGACGGTGTCCAGCGAGCTCTCGATCGAGCTGAGCCCGGACGGGATCGACAGTCTTCAGGCCGCCCCGCACGAACCCGTCGTGGCGAGCAGCCGACCGCTCGGCCCGCACGGCGCGACGCTGCTGGCCATCTGCACGCTCAGTCACCGCGGCAGCACGATCGGCGGCGGCACCGTGCGCACCGTCGCCATCACCGGCGGTCCCGACGCACCCATCCAGCGGGGGCCGGACACCTTGGTGCGCACGCCGCAGACGTCGATGACCGAACTGATGTCCGCCGAACGGCGGGCCGAGGAGGCCGGCACCTACCGGCTGGCCCAGCGACCGGATTCGATCATCAACAATCTGATCGGGATTGTGCACGGCGGAGTCAGCAGCGCCGGGCTGGAACTGGTGGCCTCCGCAGCGATCAACCACGGGCAGGCCGAGCCGCTGCGCACCGCGTCGCTGCGGGTCAATTTCCTGCGACCGTTCTTCGCCGGTGATCAATCTCGTTACGAGGGAACCGCGTTGCGCGTCGGACGTAACTCCGCAATCGGAGACGCCCAAGCTATCGGCGACGACGGCAAGGTGGCGATCCTGGCGCGCGTGACGGGATACCGGTGA
- a CDS encoding YncE family protein encodes MAKKRPAGRRPETAIWLGTGALTLGIGAAALVGGTAVAHADTGAGSAKPSVGSAAPHAGPKATGHKAPRVTTARPAAAVHKTVTTASATASAEVAPPPLVKTPLQVFCDGSVRVLIALGGMSQTTPTPAPGNLWQQGLYSVARWLEDTVNPAGIPKIQAVSLGEPDQLTGVVTGRIVSSNPAGAPQAYQVTVDPSLGTVTVNSDGSFTFTPLTSAILGAPDGGLTVKMKVSAFNGVQRASQTVAGSVYNPWSLLKQTISVGTTPLQVAVSPDGTRAAVTNGSDGTVSLIDTATNKVISTIAVGSSPAGIVFDPTGARFYVVNATGAVTAVSLPSNTVGVPITIGTDPLLIAVGPAGTPAAGKVYVANFGTNGTGNTVSVINTATNQVTATLTVGTGPEEVAVSPNGTRLWVGNTMAKTISVIDTATNVTVKTLPVSTGVGFIAFSPDGQLAYVSDLTTLNTISVFNTATYAKVGTITVGQQPGGIALSADGSVAYVTNQMDNTVSVVNTATKTVIKTITVGHNPLGVAVSPDGKFLYVTNINDATVTVIPV; translated from the coding sequence GCGGTGGCGCACGCCGACACCGGAGCCGGCTCGGCAAAACCGTCCGTGGGTTCGGCGGCGCCGCATGCCGGACCCAAGGCCACCGGCCACAAGGCCCCTCGCGTCACGACCGCACGGCCGGCGGCTGCGGTGCACAAGACCGTGACGACTGCATCGGCCACCGCCTCCGCGGAAGTCGCACCGCCACCGTTGGTGAAGACGCCGCTGCAGGTGTTCTGCGACGGATCGGTCCGCGTGCTGATCGCACTCGGCGGCATGAGCCAGACCACCCCCACGCCGGCGCCGGGCAACCTGTGGCAACAGGGGCTGTACTCGGTGGCACGGTGGCTGGAAGACACCGTCAATCCGGCGGGCATTCCCAAGATCCAAGCCGTGAGCCTCGGCGAGCCGGATCAGCTCACCGGCGTCGTCACCGGGCGAATCGTGTCCAGCAACCCGGCCGGCGCTCCGCAGGCCTACCAGGTCACCGTTGATCCCAGTCTCGGGACGGTCACAGTCAACTCCGACGGCAGCTTCACGTTCACACCGCTGACGTCGGCGATCTTGGGTGCTCCGGACGGCGGCCTGACGGTGAAGATGAAGGTGTCCGCGTTCAACGGGGTGCAGCGGGCCAGCCAGACGGTCGCGGGTTCGGTCTACAACCCGTGGAGCCTGCTCAAGCAGACCATCAGCGTCGGCACCACCCCGCTGCAAGTGGCAGTCAGCCCCGATGGAACCCGCGCGGCGGTCACCAACGGGTCCGACGGTACGGTCTCGTTGATCGACACCGCCACCAACAAGGTCATCAGCACCATCGCCGTCGGCTCCTCACCGGCGGGCATCGTGTTCGACCCGACCGGCGCCCGCTTCTATGTCGTCAATGCCACCGGTGCGGTGACGGCGGTGTCGTTGCCGTCGAACACCGTGGGCGTACCGATCACGATCGGGACCGATCCACTGCTCATTGCGGTCGGGCCGGCCGGAACGCCCGCGGCGGGCAAGGTCTACGTCGCGAACTTCGGCACCAACGGAACCGGAAACACGGTGTCGGTCATCAACACCGCCACCAACCAGGTCACCGCCACACTGACCGTCGGCACGGGACCGGAGGAGGTGGCAGTCAGCCCCAACGGCACCCGGCTGTGGGTGGGCAACACCATGGCCAAGACCATCTCGGTGATCGACACCGCGACCAACGTGACGGTCAAGACGCTCCCGGTGTCCACCGGAGTCGGTTTCATCGCGTTCAGCCCCGACGGACAACTGGCCTACGTCTCGGATTTGACCACCCTCAACACGATCTCGGTCTTCAACACCGCCACCTATGCGAAGGTCGGCACCATCACGGTCGGCCAGCAGCCGGGCGGCATCGCGTTGAGCGCCGACGGCAGCGTGGCGTACGTGACCAACCAGATGGACAACACGGTGTCGGTGGTCAATACGGCAACCAAGACGGTGATCAAGACGATCACGGTGGGCCACAACCCGCTCGGTGTTGCCGTCAGCCCGGACGGCAAGTTCCTCTATGTCACCAACATCAACGATGCGACCGTCACGGTGATCCCGGTCTGA
- a CDS encoding acyl-CoA dehydrogenase family protein — protein sequence MNDSFAALCANEPELAALRASVRAFLSKDRGEFGWQPSVDAWLSSWDEEFSARLGDAGFLGLTIPRDYGGQGLSHLHRYVVTEELLAAGAPVAAHWIADRQVAPGLLAYGSEEQRRRLLPEIAAGRYFSAIGMSEPQAGSDLAASAAKATRADGGWLLSGTKVWTSGAHLAHQIVVLARTSPVDPARRHAGFSQFIVPTDSPGTTISPIVMMSGEHHFNEVTFDEVFVSDENLLGDIGAGWHQVTAELSFERSGPERILSTAPLLIALMRLLADQDDLDDHTAAAVGDLLARVISLRQLSVSVARALAAGQSPANEAALVKDLGTRFEQESVELASDLFSYAAEAPGREKVGALLDVARLHSPLFTLRGGTNEVLRGVVARGMGLR from the coding sequence GTGAACGATAGTTTCGCCGCGCTGTGCGCCAACGAGCCCGAGCTTGCCGCGCTGCGCGCCTCGGTGCGGGCCTTCCTGAGTAAAGATCGCGGCGAATTCGGTTGGCAGCCAAGCGTTGATGCCTGGTTGTCGAGCTGGGACGAGGAGTTCAGCGCACGGCTCGGTGACGCCGGATTTCTCGGCCTGACCATTCCGCGCGACTACGGCGGCCAGGGCCTGAGTCACCTGCATCGCTACGTGGTGACCGAAGAGCTGCTCGCCGCGGGAGCGCCGGTAGCGGCGCATTGGATCGCCGACCGCCAGGTCGCGCCGGGTCTGCTGGCATACGGATCCGAAGAACAGCGCCGGCGACTGCTGCCCGAAATCGCCGCCGGGCGGTACTTCTCGGCGATCGGGATGAGTGAGCCGCAGGCCGGCTCCGACCTGGCCGCGTCGGCGGCCAAAGCGACCAGGGCCGACGGCGGCTGGCTGCTGTCGGGCACCAAGGTGTGGACCAGCGGCGCACACCTGGCCCATCAGATCGTCGTACTGGCCCGCACCAGCCCGGTGGACCCCGCCCGGCGCCACGCGGGGTTCAGTCAATTCATCGTGCCCACAGACAGTCCGGGAACGACGATCAGCCCCATCGTGATGATGTCGGGCGAACACCACTTCAACGAGGTGACATTCGACGAGGTGTTCGTCAGTGACGAGAATCTGCTCGGCGACATCGGCGCGGGATGGCATCAGGTCACCGCCGAGCTGTCGTTCGAACGCAGCGGGCCCGAACGGATTCTGAGCACCGCTCCACTGCTGATTGCGCTGATGCGGCTGCTGGCCGACCAGGACGATCTCGACGACCACACCGCCGCGGCCGTCGGCGACCTACTTGCCCGGGTCATCTCGCTGCGACAGCTGTCGGTCTCGGTGGCCAGGGCACTGGCCGCGGGCCAGTCGCCGGCGAACGAGGCCGCACTGGTCAAGGATCTGGGCACCCGCTTCGAACAGGAGTCGGTGGAGTTGGCTTCCGACCTGTTCTCCTATGCCGCGGAGGCACCGGGACGCGAGAAGGTCGGCGCACTGTTGGATGTCGCGCGGCTGCATTCGCCGCTGTTCACCTTGCGCGGCGGGACCAACGAGGTGCTGCGCGGTGTGGTGGCTCGAGGAATGGGGCTGAGATGA
- a CDS encoding acyl-CoA dehydrogenase, with amino-acid sequence MTRALIGGVFGTGGGTDDLADLRRLAEDIGARSFDERIGHRGLPDEFDATAWRHLQDAGLTRLISDPESGGGATESAVVLRALARHSVTVPLAETDVLAAWLAAEAGLEVPDEGPLTIATGVAGSTTVTGVPYAGIGAAVVALRDGQALQVAVTVPTAVSNGHNLGGEPRGTISVAAGQFVTVDGAADELRRRGAWARCVQAVGALDAAVEFSVAHTREREQFGRPLSAFQAVQHTLAAMAGEVERARAATELAVAAVADHGFASAQADYAVTVAKVVLGRVVPSVVTAAHQLHGAIGVTLEHRLWLTTMRARSWIEEFGDTAWYATRLGRLALAAGGNPWDLMVGAV; translated from the coding sequence ATGACGCGAGCTCTGATCGGCGGCGTGTTCGGAACCGGCGGCGGCACCGACGATCTCGCAGACCTGCGGCGGCTGGCGGAAGACATCGGAGCACGGTCGTTCGACGAGCGGATCGGGCATCGCGGCCTGCCCGACGAGTTCGACGCAACCGCCTGGCGGCACCTGCAGGACGCCGGGCTGACCCGCCTGATTAGCGACCCTGAATCAGGCGGCGGCGCAACCGAATCCGCAGTGGTCCTGCGGGCGCTGGCCCGGCACTCCGTCACCGTTCCGCTGGCCGAAACCGATGTGCTGGCGGCCTGGCTCGCCGCCGAGGCCGGTCTCGAGGTCCCCGACGAAGGACCGCTGACCATCGCGACCGGAGTGGCGGGCAGCACAACCGTCACCGGCGTTCCGTACGCGGGCATCGGGGCCGCGGTGGTGGCGTTGCGTGACGGCCAGGCACTGCAGGTGGCGGTCACGGTGCCCACTGCCGTGAGCAATGGCCACAACCTCGGCGGTGAACCGCGCGGCACCATCAGCGTGGCCGCCGGGCAATTCGTCACCGTGGACGGCGCCGCCGACGAACTGAGGCGGCGCGGCGCCTGGGCGCGGTGCGTCCAGGCGGTCGGCGCCCTGGATGCCGCGGTCGAGTTCTCGGTGGCGCACACCAGGGAGCGTGAACAGTTCGGCCGGCCACTGAGCGCGTTTCAGGCAGTGCAACACACGTTGGCGGCGATGGCCGGCGAGGTGGAACGGGCGCGGGCGGCCACCGAGCTCGCCGTCGCCGCCGTCGCCGACCACGGATTCGCCAGTGCGCAAGCCGATTACGCCGTAACAGTGGCCAAGGTGGTGCTCGGTCGCGTCGTGCCGTCTGTCGTCACCGCCGCCCACCAACTGCACGGGGCGATCGGCGTGACACTCGAGCATCGGTTGTGGCTGACGACCATGCGGGCCCGCAGCTGGATCGAAGAGTTCGGCGACACCGCCTGGTACGCAACACGATTGGGTCGGCTGGCACTGGCCGCCGGCGGCAATCCGTGGGACTTGATGGTCGGAGCGGTCTGA
- a CDS encoding acyl-CoA dehydrogenase: MSHYKSNVRDLEFNLFELLDLEKALDDYPDLDADSIREMLAEASRLAEGPVAESFAETDRHPPTFDPGTHAVSLPEPFQASMRAWQQGEWFRIGLADEVGGVPAPAMVTWAIDELVLGANPAVFMYMAGPIMANILFHIGNEQQKHWATLAAERNWCATMVLTEPDAGSDVGAGRTKAVDAGDGTWHIEGVKRFITNGDAGDYFENILHLVLARPEGAGPGTKGLSLFVVPKFLLDPQSGAPGERNGAFVTNLEHKMGLKASATTELSLGLHGKPAIGWLVGDVHNGIAQMFRVIEYARMFVGTKAIATLSTGYLNALEYAKTRVQGADMTQMTDKTAPRVTIIHHPDVRRALMTQKAYAEGLRALYLFTAAHQDPAVAQVVSGADPSMAERVNDLLLPIVKGVGSERAYQCLTESLQTFGGSGFLQDYPIEQYIRDAKIDSLYEGTTAIQAQDFFFRKIARDQGGALAHVVAQIEKFIDSPDARPELATARASLTDALDNVRAVATVMTGYLLGAQEDARELYRVGLESVGFLLGVGDLLIGWFLLRQAEIALQALDGDPDPREQAFYQGKVGVANFFAANILPRLAAERQIAESIDLAIMDLPEEAF, encoded by the coding sequence ATGAGCCACTACAAGAGCAATGTTCGCGACCTCGAGTTCAACCTTTTCGAGTTGCTCGACTTGGAGAAGGCCCTCGACGACTATCCCGATCTCGACGCGGACTCGATCCGCGAGATGCTGGCCGAGGCGTCCCGCCTGGCCGAGGGGCCGGTGGCTGAATCTTTCGCCGAAACCGACCGGCATCCACCCACCTTTGACCCCGGCACCCACGCGGTGTCGTTGCCGGAACCGTTCCAGGCGTCGATGCGGGCTTGGCAGCAGGGCGAGTGGTTCCGCATCGGGTTGGCCGACGAAGTGGGCGGCGTCCCGGCCCCGGCGATGGTCACCTGGGCGATCGACGAACTCGTGCTGGGGGCCAATCCCGCCGTGTTCATGTACATGGCCGGCCCGATCATGGCCAACATCCTGTTCCACATCGGCAACGAGCAACAGAAGCACTGGGCGACGTTGGCCGCCGAACGCAACTGGTGCGCCACCATGGTGCTGACCGAGCCGGACGCCGGCTCCGACGTCGGTGCCGGTCGCACCAAGGCGGTCGACGCCGGCGACGGCACCTGGCACATCGAGGGCGTCAAGCGCTTCATCACCAACGGCGACGCCGGTGACTACTTCGAAAACATCCTGCACCTCGTGCTGGCTCGCCCGGAAGGCGCCGGTCCCGGCACAAAGGGACTGAGTTTGTTTGTGGTGCCCAAGTTCTTGCTCGACCCGCAGAGCGGTGCGCCCGGGGAGCGCAACGGCGCCTTCGTCACCAACCTCGAACACAAGATGGGTCTGAAGGCCTCGGCCACAACCGAACTCAGCCTGGGATTGCACGGAAAGCCGGCGATCGGTTGGTTGGTGGGCGATGTGCACAACGGCATCGCCCAGATGTTCAGGGTGATCGAATACGCGCGAATGTTCGTGGGCACCAAGGCTATCGCCACCCTGTCGACCGGTTATCTCAACGCGCTGGAGTATGCCAAGACCAGGGTGCAAGGTGCGGACATGACGCAGATGACGGACAAGACGGCTCCGCGGGTGACGATCATCCACCACCCCGATGTGCGGCGTGCCCTGATGACGCAGAAGGCCTACGCCGAGGGGCTGCGCGCGCTCTACCTCTTCACCGCTGCGCATCAGGATCCCGCAGTGGCACAGGTAGTTTCGGGCGCCGATCCGTCGATGGCCGAACGCGTCAACGACCTGCTGCTGCCGATCGTCAAGGGTGTCGGCTCCGAACGCGCATACCAGTGCCTGACCGAGTCGCTGCAGACATTCGGCGGGTCGGGGTTCCTGCAGGACTATCCGATCGAGCAGTACATCCGCGACGCCAAGATCGACTCGCTCTACGAGGGCACCACCGCGATCCAGGCCCAGGACTTCTTCTTCCGCAAGATCGCCCGGGACCAGGGCGGGGCACTGGCGCACGTCGTCGCCCAGATCGAGAAGTTCATCGACAGTCCGGACGCGCGGCCGGAGCTGGCCACCGCCCGCGCGTCACTGACCGACGCGTTGGACAACGTCCGCGCCGTCGCGACCGTGATGACCGGCTACCTGCTGGGTGCGCAGGAGGACGCGCGCGAGCTCTATCGGGTCGGACTGGAATCAGTGGGCTTCCTGCTCGGCGTCGGCGATCTGCTGATCGGCTGGTTCCTGTTGCGCCAGGCGGAGATTGCGCTGCAGGCACTCGACGGCGATCCCGATCCGCGTGAACAGGCCTTCTATCAGGGCAAGGTAGGGGTGGCCAACTTCTTCGCCGCCAACATCCTGCCGCGGCTGGCCGCCGAGCGGCAGATCGCGGAGTCGATCGACTTGGCGATCATGGACCTGCCCGAGGAGGCGTTCTGA
- a CDS encoding TetR/AcrR family transcriptional regulator, translating into MTRTPTTDRSGRSSTRTKMLVAAAEVLRERGAAGVTVDEVLARSGAPRGSVYHHFPEGRRQILREALEYAGYAISSTIDEAACENAGVLLRRYVEMWEDALITSDYTAGCPVLAAAVGSGDDEQQLTAVAGEIFGRWREASRQAYLREGFDEADASALADTTLAAMEGAVVLCRSVRSLQPLHSVAAQLEFLIKAKEFVTKFGVPTLNS; encoded by the coding sequence ATGACCCGGACACCGACAACAGATCGCTCAGGCCGCAGCTCCACCCGCACCAAGATGCTGGTGGCCGCCGCGGAGGTACTGCGCGAACGCGGCGCCGCCGGAGTGACCGTCGACGAGGTGCTGGCCCGCAGCGGCGCACCGCGCGGTTCGGTCTACCACCACTTCCCCGAAGGCCGCCGCCAGATCCTGCGCGAGGCGCTCGAGTACGCCGGGTATGCGATCAGCTCCACCATCGACGAGGCCGCCTGTGAAAACGCCGGCGTATTGCTTCGGCGCTACGTCGAAATGTGGGAAGACGCTTTGATCACAAGCGATTACACCGCCGGTTGTCCGGTGCTGGCCGCCGCGGTCGGCTCCGGTGATGACGAACAACAACTCACCGCGGTTGCCGGCGAGATCTTCGGCCGCTGGCGCGAGGCCTCCAGGCAAGCATATCTTCGTGAGGGCTTCGACGAAGCCGACGCCAGTGCGCTGGCGGACACGACCTTGGCCGCAATGGAGGGCGCCGTCGTCCTGTGCCGCTCGGTGCGCAGCCTGCAGCCGCTTCATTCCGTCGCCGCCCAGCTCGAATTCCTGATCAAGGCAAAGGAATTCGTGACGAAGTTCGGTGTGCCGACTCTGAACTCCTGA
- a CDS encoding PE family protein — protein MKRAGRAIPHDVGGGLPKMTVRNSFQSIDHIDPSPGYARWVGRVGVLAVALGVGAATAAMPIAAADTNGSGSSTGSSSRNTSHEGSSADAPSKRGPGVARSAPRTRAAAKPAAPASGSQSTPSAADDTPAATVKPAGSAESPSVIAKPASPAAKVANVAAPGAAATAALAGNPITDFIRMWVGNGTADNPNGGILFGNGYSYTTDTCAAATACNGGNAGLFGTGGNGFNGGNGGAAGWFGSGGAGGAGVSTVNGGKGGKGGAGGMFTGNGGDGGAGAAGTGADGGDGGSVGQLSLSGSGGFGGAGGSGVTGQTGGGGSGGGKGEAGGKGGVGGNGSLIFGSGGGSGAGGKGGTGGTGGAGADGVSGVSAAGNGGAGGEGGSGGTGGAAGTGAFLYFFGRGGATGSGGVGGTGGAGGVGGAGKGVMADGSTQAGGNGGAGGKGGTGTAGAAFGTGGVGGAGGAGASAGTGATGGTGGAGGKGAAGTAAAAGFGGGGGGGGGGAHVEALNGGAVAGTAIGGAGGGGGDGTATVAGIAGGKGGGASIVADGTLSSATGTATGGAGGKSGAGGGQGGDGGAAGLQAGANGTVAGNAKGGNGGDAAGAGSIGGVGGSAQLQAGTSANTPVDFGLVSGSASGGNGGAASGGGIGGSGGVSLVVAAGPTGSAIGITSIGGSGGVSSVNGKAGGDGGESLVSGLNASITGGTAIGGSGGATVGGVGGAGGYGWLLANDIFGPQGTAIVNGTSTAGNGGDGGINGTGANAAVGGDGGSGGNSIYQKSAGQTSTNGVSKGGNGGAGGKGSNIGTAGNGIGGVGGHGGNGGNTSGVLGVGTDGDPGGNALADGTPGTVGTPGTDNP, from the coding sequence GTGAAACGGGCGGGCCGGGCCATCCCGCATGACGTGGGCGGGGGACTTCCGAAAATGACCGTGCGCAATTCGTTTCAGAGCATCGACCACATCGACCCCTCGCCCGGTTACGCCCGCTGGGTGGGGCGGGTCGGCGTGCTGGCAGTTGCCCTGGGCGTTGGCGCCGCGACGGCGGCGATGCCGATAGCCGCGGCAGACACCAACGGCTCGGGAAGCTCCACCGGTTCGAGTTCGCGCAACACCAGCCATGAGGGCTCCTCGGCCGATGCGCCCTCCAAGCGCGGGCCGGGAGTTGCACGCAGCGCCCCCCGCACTCGCGCCGCGGCGAAACCGGCGGCCCCGGCGAGTGGTTCGCAGTCAACCCCTTCCGCTGCGGACGACACTCCTGCAGCGACCGTCAAGCCGGCGGGCTCGGCCGAGTCGCCCAGCGTCATCGCCAAGCCGGCCTCGCCTGCTGCGAAGGTGGCCAATGTGGCGGCGCCGGGAGCGGCTGCGACGGCTGCCCTCGCCGGCAACCCGATCACCGATTTCATTCGGATGTGGGTCGGGAACGGCACCGCCGACAACCCCAATGGCGGCATCCTCTTCGGCAACGGCTACAGCTACACCACCGACACGTGCGCCGCCGCTACTGCGTGCAACGGCGGGAACGCGGGCCTGTTCGGTACCGGCGGGAACGGCTTCAACGGCGGGAACGGCGGCGCCGCCGGCTGGTTCGGCTCCGGCGGTGCAGGCGGTGCGGGCGTTTCCACCGTCAACGGTGGCAAGGGCGGCAAGGGCGGCGCCGGTGGCATGTTCACCGGTAACGGTGGCGACGGCGGCGCGGGCGCGGCCGGCACCGGTGCCGACGGTGGCGACGGCGGCAGCGTCGGGCAGCTGTCGCTCAGCGGCAGCGGTGGTTTCGGCGGCGCCGGCGGATCCGGAGTGACCGGTCAGACCGGTGGCGGCGGCAGCGGCGGTGGAAAAGGTGAGGCCGGCGGCAAGGGCGGCGTCGGTGGCAATGGCAGCTTGATCTTCGGTTCGGGCGGCGGCAGCGGTGCCGGCGGCAAGGGTGGCACCGGCGGCACGGGCGGTGCCGGCGCCGACGGTGTGAGCGGTGTCAGCGCCGCCGGTAACGGCGGTGCCGGAGGCGAAGGCGGCTCGGGCGGCACAGGTGGCGCAGCAGGCACGGGCGCATTCCTGTACTTCTTCGGCCGGGGCGGTGCGACTGGCAGCGGCGGTGTCGGTGGTACCGGTGGCGCGGGCGGTGTCGGGGGTGCGGGCAAGGGGGTCATGGCCGACGGTTCGACGCAGGCGGGCGGAAACGGCGGCGCGGGCGGCAAGGGCGGAACAGGCACTGCCGGTGCAGCATTCGGCACGGGCGGCGTCGGTGGTGCCGGCGGTGCCGGCGCGAGTGCCGGCACCGGAGCGACCGGTGGCACGGGCGGTGCCGGCGGCAAGGGTGCGGCAGGCACCGCCGCTGCGGCCGGCTTCGGTGGCGGCGGCGGTGGCGGTGGTGGCGGCGCTCACGTCGAGGCACTCAATGGTGGCGCTGTTGCCGGTACCGCCATCGGTGGCGCCGGCGGTGGCGGCGGTGACGGGACGGCTACCGTGGCCGGTATCGCGGGCGGCAAGGGCGGTGGCGCCAGCATCGTCGCGGACGGCACCCTCAGTTCGGCCACCGGCACGGCGACCGGCGGTGCCGGCGGCAAGAGCGGCGCCGGTGGTGGCCAGGGCGGCGATGGCGGTGCCGCGGGACTTCAGGCCGGCGCCAACGGCACCGTCGCTGGGAATGCGAAGGGCGGCAACGGCGGTGACGCCGCCGGCGCAGGCAGCATCGGCGGCGTGGGCGGCTCGGCCCAGCTGCAAGCGGGCACGTCGGCCAACACTCCCGTCGACTTCGGCCTGGTAAGCGGCAGCGCGAGCGGCGGCAACGGCGGTGCCGCCAGTGGTGGGGGCATCGGCGGTTCAGGTGGGGTCTCACTGGTCGTCGCCGCGGGGCCGACAGGCAGCGCGATTGGTATCACGTCCATCGGCGGCAGCGGCGGTGTGTCCAGCGTCAACGGCAAGGCCGGCGGGGACGGTGGTGAATCGCTGGTCAGCGGACTGAACGCCAGCATCACCGGCGGCACGGCGATCGGCGGCAGCGGCGGCGCTACCGTCGGCGGCGTCGGCGGTGCCGGCGGATACGGCTGGCTGCTGGCCAACGACATCTTCGGCCCTCAAGGCACCGCGATCGTCAACGGCACGTCGACCGCCGGCAACGGCGGTGACGGCGGAATCAACGGCACCGGCGCGAACGCGGCGGTCGGTGGCGACGGCGGTAGCGGTGGCAACAGCATCTATCAGAAGTCCGCCGGCCAGACGTCGACAAACGGAGTCAGCAAGGGCGGCAACGGCGGTGCCGGCGGCAAGGGCTCCAATATCGGCACCGCAGGTAACGGCATCGGTGGCGTCGGAGGCCACGGCGGGAACGGCGGCAACACCAGCGGCGTCCTGGGCGTGGGCACCGACGGCGATCCGGGCGGCAACGCCCTAGCCGACGGAACGCCGGGCACGGTCGGTACGCCCGGTACTGATAACCCCTGA
- a CDS encoding MaoC family dehydratase: MKVITSIDDAASAVGEELGVSEWLHIDQKRINDFADATGDHQWIHVDVEKAKAESPYGAPIAHGFLTLSLIPALSKDNFRVENAKMAINYGLNKVRFVAPVPVDSSVRVRSELVGADKVDDNTVNLTVKHTIEIDGVDKPAAVAEMIVRAIF; encoded by the coding sequence ATGAAGGTGATCACGTCCATCGACGACGCGGCGTCCGCGGTCGGCGAGGAGCTTGGCGTCAGCGAGTGGCTACATATCGACCAGAAACGCATCAACGACTTCGCCGACGCCACCGGGGACCATCAGTGGATTCACGTCGACGTCGAAAAGGCGAAGGCCGAAAGCCCTTACGGCGCACCGATTGCGCACGGTTTCCTCACCCTGTCGTTGATTCCCGCGCTGTCCAAGGACAACTTCCGCGTCGAGAATGCCAAGATGGCGATCAACTACGGGCTCAACAAGGTCCGGTTCGTCGCGCCGGTGCCGGTGGACAGCAGCGTCCGGGTCCGCTCCGAGCTCGTCGGCGCGGACAAGGTCGACGACAACACCGTCAACCTCACCGTGAAACACACCATCGAGATCGACGGTGTCGACAAGCCGGCGGCGGTGGCCGAGATGATCGTCCGCGCGATCTTCTGA